The Mucilaginibacter terrenus genome has a segment encoding these proteins:
- a CDS encoding PorP/SprF family type IX secretion system membrane protein, with protein sequence MKRITTVCIIVFMGLLKGLSATAQDHMYSQFFNNPVYLNPALNGQFEGDLRMNLIYRNQYTTVGGGGLSYMSASIDYNVPRFGGGFGLIFTRASEGTAYLNKNNISGIYSYSVGSDDFVLSFGLQAGVSNRSVDYSKLVFGDQIDPRLGYIPGLPTAADAGLFNNKFYFDSGAGVNVTAGEFNIGGALQHINQPNESFTGVPAKLPMRGTFHVSYRYNITQDDNVDEDQKSYIIPSVVLYKQSTAQSLNVGVQYKRRSINAGLWYRSDGVSGPGAVVVSFIFDVFINREGAEKMRLGVSHDVPSGRGLNYSNTSGTTEGSIGYETTLPSRQNDYRKFNGARRCYDFY encoded by the coding sequence ATGAAGAGGATAACGACGGTTTGTATTATTGTATTTATGGGGTTGCTTAAGGGGTTGAGTGCAACGGCACAAGACCACATGTATTCGCAATTCTTCAACAACCCCGTATATCTTAATCCTGCACTTAATGGGCAATTTGAGGGTGATCTGCGCATGAACCTAATTTACCGCAATCAGTACACTACTGTTGGCGGCGGCGGACTCTCCTACATGTCGGCATCAATAGATTACAACGTGCCGCGTTTTGGCGGCGGGTTTGGCCTTATCTTCACCCGTGCCAGCGAGGGAACAGCCTATTTAAATAAGAATAATATATCGGGTATTTACTCCTACAGTGTTGGGTCTGATGATTTTGTATTGTCTTTTGGCTTGCAGGCGGGCGTTAGTAACCGCTCGGTAGATTACAGCAAGCTGGTTTTTGGCGACCAGATAGATCCACGCTTAGGGTATATTCCCGGGTTACCTACAGCGGCAGATGCGGGGCTATTCAACAACAAGTTTTACTTTGATTCTGGTGCCGGTGTCAATGTCACAGCCGGTGAGTTTAACATAGGTGGTGCTTTGCAGCACATCAACCAGCCAAACGAATCGTTCACGGGTGTACCGGCAAAGCTTCCTATGCGGGGAACTTTTCATGTGAGCTATCGCTACAACATCACGCAGGACGACAATGTGGATGAGGATCAAAAATCGTATATCATACCTTCTGTAGTGCTTTACAAGCAATCTACTGCACAGTCGCTAAACGTAGGCGTCCAATATAAACGACGTAGCATAAACGCCGGTTTGTGGTACCGCAGCGATGGCGTTAGTGGCCCGGGTGCAGTGGTGGTCTCTTTTATTTTCGACGTTTTTATCAATCGCGAGGGTGCAGAAAAAATGCGACTTGGTGTAAGTCATGATGTACCTTCTGGCAGAGGCCTCAACTACAGCAATACCAGCGGGACCACCGAGGGCAGTATAGGCTACGAAACAACCTTGCCATCGCGACAGAACGACTACCGCAAATTTAATGGTGCCCGCAGATGCTACGATTTTTACTAG
- a CDS encoding PKD domain-containing protein — MDRISTKVLLLTCCLFFLFAASGFAQTITIGTIDPGPYGQGSTIAAPFELNTSSGCTSSTNIFTLYLSDAAGNFSSATAIGTYKGFYGTFVNGIIPTGTPAGSGYKLRITSSDPAVLPTTSAPFTITASDGIQAGVTSQSINSDNPDVFGACIGTNNAAYPFVNASSNGAATTASFYNELSKTNEGTIAVDGHSFIAKAANYTVLARAESNGVVGTKAYTLINNVVNNSFGASGSNLVCLNDKNKLTYIVDVSTANGIQKNYPGIIYNVTWGDGSSTNYTLCDLVNSGGLIQHLYKAASCGNVVNGQVNVFQVDLQPTSPFCGKVGTLVTGYAKVLSPPINKISGPLTGCTNTLVSFNNSSETGQDPNAKTADCSNANAKYTWSVDGVVVALNYPVSQPFEHTFTSNGQHTVTLHLQDGSNICDVKDVETTICIQNAPKPSFTLPDGGAICTAGPLKPVNTSVVDEVCNTGTVYKWIVKGPQPITYLSGTNANSKDPVFNFTASGVYTVQLSINTASCGEVLSSTGTVAVNLTPTATLSPDALLCGKGLTLTFGPSGTVTKTILTGTQLELPGTYTWIVGGGAYSFANGTTANSKSPQILFNDYAVYTVKVTHVNNCGTATDSQQLAFQEAPVVTSGGDQTICEGSSATLEGNITGNVVSYKWSGGTGTFSPSRNVLQAVYTPSAAEISAGTVTLSLDALTTLAAPCNLISSTATIAITRKDNITSTATADVCTGQNFNYNITSANPLSTYSWTAVLTSGNATGFAATGSGPTISEIINATGTGDAVVTYIITPTTNGCPGNPFKLTVNVNRIPNISASPSAVCNTQAANVVITSSTANTTYTWTSIATTGVTGNSKQTTPVAISAIQDALTNTGNANGTVTYTITPYHGACSGAPIDVIVTVYPAPVQASAGPDEAICAGPTYQLKGNSPAPGTGVWTLASGQSGITFSDNTNPNAIVSGLQPGNVYQFIWSVYSSPSCPPTSDAVNITVDEPTIAGTVAGSTTTCSGSNSGLLTLSGNNGKVLSWESSTDGTTWVNIANITAQQSYLNLTQTTFYRAVVQNGGCNVERSSTATITVNQPVQIANAGADFTVCNAASAKLNGNSPLPYTGHWTQVSGPAVTFADAADPQTQVNGLISNNTYKFTWTITGLPPCGDSQDTVEVFDAPDVIASFKADKAEGCGPVTVQFSNTSSLITGTSFLWDFGDGSATSTEVNPVHTFHPKTDGRDTIYHVLLNLPGNCVQRSPFVLDILVRPATPIIKISPDELTGCGSLAIRAQNLSPGNNTGYDYYLYDNKGKLALPVIHKTDKSPVQFAALSPTVTTVYTLYAVATGFCGTTSESTHINITVSPAAFIARAFAKDNLHKGCAPLNATFVNISTSGDTFRYRITDANGKLVEEIQGSPTEQPYTFAKPGIYYVHTIAINDCAAVVSKDSIQFEAYALPEPNFDADIRSGCKAITVSFSNLTQANAGTPASSLSYDWDFGDGKHFSGFTPLPHTYSSKSPSYTVKLTVTNLATGCAQTITKTDFVKVTAAPNVDFTATPGFITSIPNYHFAFDDRTSGNPVSWHWDFGDGTTDIGQNPSHTYADTGTYKVTLRVLNREGCDSTISHNVQITGIPGQLYLPNAFMPTGSTTELQTFMAKGSGIESWHMQVFNNWGQLVWETTKLSSKGEPTEGWDGTFKGSPAPQGNYVWQATAHFLNGTDWKGMSYNNSLPKRTGIIHLLR, encoded by the coding sequence ATGGATAGAATTTCTACTAAAGTCCTTTTACTTACTTGTTGCTTATTCTTCCTGTTTGCTGCAAGCGGCTTTGCCCAAACAATAACAATAGGTACTATAGATCCCGGCCCATACGGACAGGGATCTACCATTGCTGCACCCTTTGAGTTGAACACATCCTCAGGATGCACAAGCTCTACCAATATCTTTACCCTTTACCTTTCAGATGCCGCCGGCAATTTTAGTTCTGCTACGGCTATAGGAACATACAAGGGTTTTTATGGAACTTTTGTAAATGGCATAATCCCTACTGGAACACCGGCAGGCAGCGGCTATAAATTGCGCATAACCAGTTCAGATCCCGCTGTACTGCCAACTACTTCGGCACCATTTACTATAACAGCGTCAGATGGCATACAGGCCGGCGTTACATCGCAATCTATTAATAGCGACAACCCGGATGTATTTGGCGCCTGTATTGGAACTAACAATGCCGCATACCCGTTTGTAAACGCATCATCTAACGGAGCTGCGACAACCGCGAGCTTTTATAACGAACTATCAAAAACAAACGAAGGCACCATTGCTGTAGACGGGCATTCGTTTATTGCAAAAGCTGCAAACTATACGGTGTTGGCAAGAGCCGAAAGTAATGGAGTAGTTGGCACAAAGGCTTACACGCTTATCAACAACGTAGTAAACAATAGTTTTGGCGCATCTGGCAGTAACCTGGTTTGTTTAAACGACAAAAATAAGCTCACCTATATAGTAGATGTAAGCACAGCAAACGGTATCCAGAAAAACTATCCAGGCATTATCTATAATGTTACCTGGGGAGATGGCTCCAGCACCAACTACACCCTTTGTGATCTTGTTAATTCAGGAGGATTGATACAGCATCTGTACAAGGCTGCATCCTGCGGAAACGTGGTGAACGGCCAGGTAAACGTGTTCCAGGTTGATTTGCAACCTACCAGTCCCTTTTGCGGTAAGGTAGGTACACTTGTTACCGGGTATGCAAAGGTATTGTCCCCTCCTATCAACAAAATATCCGGTCCACTTACCGGCTGTACAAACACGCTTGTTTCGTTTAACAATTCATCAGAAACCGGGCAGGATCCGAATGCTAAAACTGCTGATTGTTCAAATGCAAACGCCAAATACACCTGGAGTGTAGACGGAGTTGTTGTTGCTTTAAATTACCCCGTGTCGCAGCCTTTTGAACACACCTTTACCTCCAATGGGCAGCACACAGTAACATTGCATTTGCAGGACGGCAGTAACATCTGTGATGTTAAGGATGTAGAAACGACTATTTGCATCCAAAATGCGCCAAAACCATCTTTTACTTTGCCAGATGGTGGGGCTATATGTACCGCAGGTCCGCTTAAACCTGTAAACACTTCGGTAGTAGACGAGGTATGTAACACAGGAACCGTATACAAATGGATAGTTAAAGGGCCGCAGCCTATAACCTATTTAAGCGGTACAAACGCCAACAGTAAAGATCCGGTCTTCAATTTTACGGCGAGTGGTGTTTACACGGTACAATTAAGCATCAACACGGCGTCTTGCGGTGAAGTACTATCATCTACCGGTACAGTCGCGGTTAACCTTACTCCTACAGCAACATTATCGCCCGACGCGTTATTGTGCGGCAAGGGACTGACGCTAACTTTCGGTCCGTCGGGCACGGTAACTAAAACCATTCTTACCGGCACCCAGCTGGAATTACCGGGTACCTACACATGGATAGTTGGCGGTGGCGCTTACAGCTTTGCAAACGGCACAACTGCTAACAGTAAATCGCCTCAGATCTTGTTTAACGATTATGCGGTTTATACTGTGAAAGTAACTCATGTTAACAATTGCGGTACCGCCACCGATTCGCAGCAGCTGGCTTTTCAGGAGGCACCCGTTGTTACCTCCGGTGGGGATCAAACTATTTGCGAAGGTAGTTCTGCAACGCTTGAGGGTAATATCACCGGCAATGTTGTAAGCTATAAATGGTCAGGCGGAACGGGTACCTTCTCGCCATCGCGCAATGTACTGCAGGCAGTTTACACGCCATCCGCAGCAGAAATAAGTGCAGGCACAGTGACGTTGTCCCTGGATGCATTAACCACACTTGCGGCTCCGTGTAACCTCATAAGCAGCACCGCTACCATCGCTATTACACGTAAAGACAATATTACCAGTACAGCAACAGCAGATGTTTGTACAGGACAAAATTTCAACTACAATATAACTTCGGCTAACCCTCTTAGTACCTACAGCTGGACTGCGGTACTCACTTCTGGTAACGCGACCGGCTTTGCGGCTACGGGCAGCGGCCCAACTATAAGCGAGATCATCAACGCTACCGGTACGGGCGATGCTGTAGTTACCTATATCATCACGCCGACAACGAACGGCTGTCCCGGCAATCCATTTAAGCTTACTGTAAACGTTAACCGTATACCAAACATCAGCGCATCGCCATCAGCTGTTTGCAATACGCAGGCTGCTAATGTTGTTATCACGTCGAGCACGGCAAACACCACCTACACCTGGACAAGTATTGCTACAACGGGTGTAACAGGTAATAGCAAACAAACTACACCAGTGGCAATTAGCGCCATTCAGGATGCTCTTACCAATACCGGCAATGCAAACGGCACGGTAACCTACACTATTACACCTTATCATGGCGCGTGTTCTGGCGCGCCCATAGATGTTATTGTAACTGTTTATCCTGCTCCTGTACAGGCGAGCGCAGGCCCTGATGAAGCAATATGCGCAGGCCCCACCTATCAGCTTAAAGGAAACTCGCCCGCGCCGGGCACAGGCGTATGGACGCTGGCTTCCGGCCAAAGCGGCATAACTTTTTCCGACAACACTAATCCTAATGCTATAGTTAGCGGCCTGCAACCCGGTAACGTTTACCAGTTTATATGGTCGGTTTATTCGTCACCATCCTGCCCGCCTACAAGCGATGCTGTTAACATCACAGTAGATGAGCCAACTATAGCCGGTACTGTAGCCGGTTCGACAACCACATGTTCAGGTTCAAATAGCGGCTTGCTTACTTTATCAGGCAATAATGGTAAAGTGCTGAGCTGGGAATCATCAACAGATGGTACAACCTGGGTTAATATTGCCAACATCACTGCGCAGCAAAGTTATCTTAATCTCACCCAAACCACTTTTTACCGGGCAGTTGTACAAAATGGCGGCTGCAATGTAGAACGATCATCAACAGCTACTATTACAGTCAATCAGCCTGTACAAATAGCCAACGCAGGCGCCGATTTTACGGTTTGCAACGCCGCGTCCGCCAAGCTAAACGGCAACAGTCCCCTGCCATATACGGGCCATTGGACACAGGTAAGCGGCCCGGCAGTAACTTTTGCTGACGCGGCAGACCCTCAAACCCAGGTAAATGGACTGATATCGAATAATACCTATAAATTTACATGGACAATTACCGGCCTGCCACCCTGCGGCGACTCGCAGGACACCGTAGAAGTATTTGATGCCCCTGATGTAATTGCCTCTTTTAAAGCCGATAAAGCAGAAGGTTGCGGACCCGTAACTGTGCAGTTCAGCAATACGTCGTCGCTTATCACAGGTACATCGTTCCTTTGGGACTTTGGTGACGGTTCCGCCACTTCTACAGAGGTAAACCCTGTACATACGTTCCATCCAAAAACAGACGGCAGGGATACTATTTATCACGTTTTGCTAAACCTTCCGGGCAACTGCGTACAGCGATCACCGTTTGTGTTGGACATTTTGGTGAGGCCAGCTACCCCGATTATTAAGATATCGCCGGATGAGCTAACCGGCTGCGGAAGTTTAGCCATACGTGCACAAAACCTTTCGCCAGGCAATAATACAGGTTACGACTACTACCTGTACGACAATAAAGGAAAGCTGGCGTTGCCGGTCATACACAAGACGGATAAGTCTCCCGTGCAATTCGCAGCGCTCTCGCCAACTGTTACTACCGTTTATACACTTTATGCAGTAGCTACAGGATTTTGCGGCACTACAAGCGAGAGCACGCATATTAATATTACCGTTTCCCCTGCTGCGTTTATTGCACGCGCTTTTGCGAAAGACAACCTGCATAAAGGCTGTGCCCCGCTAAACGCCACGTTTGTAAATATATCTACCAGTGGGGATACCTTTAGGTACCGCATTACAGATGCCAATGGAAAGCTGGTGGAAGAGATACAAGGCAGCCCAACAGAACAACCATATACATTTGCAAAACCAGGTATTTATTACGTGCATACCATTGCCATAAACGATTGTGCTGCTGTTGTATCTAAAGACAGCATACAGTTTGAGGCCTACGCCTTGCCTGAGCCAAACTTTGATGCAGATATAAGATCAGGATGTAAGGCTATCACGGTTAGTTTTAGTAATCTCACTCAAGCCAATGCAGGCACTCCGGCTTCATCGCTTAGCTATGACTGGGACTTTGGCGATGGCAAGCACTTTTCAGGCTTTACGCCGCTGCCGCACACTTACTCGTCAAAGAGCCCTTCGTATACCGTGAAACTCACCGTAACTAACCTGGCAACAGGCTGCGCCCAAACAATTACAAAAACGGATTTTGTAAAAGTAACGGCTGCTCCAAACGTCGATTTCACAGCAACACCTGGTTTTATAACCAGCATACCTAATTATCACTTTGCATTTGACGACAGAACATCCGGAAACCCGGTAAGCTGGCATTGGGATTTTGGTGATGGAACGACGGACATCGGTCAGAACCCAAGCCATACCTATGCCGACACCGGCACTTACAAAGTGACGTTGCGCGTGCTTAACCGTGAAGGCTGCGACAGCACCATTTCACATAATGTGCAGATCACAGGCATCCCCGGGCAACTTTATCTGCCAAATGCGTTTATGCCAACCGGCAGTACTACCGAACTACAAACCTTTATGGCTAAAGGTTCGGGAATTGAAAGCTGGCACATGCAGGTATTTAACAACTGGGGCCAATTAGTGTGGGAAACCACGAAACTAAGCAGCAAAGGCGAACCTACAGAGGGTTGGGATGGGACCTTCAAAGGCAGCCCGGCTCCGCAGGGTAATTACGTTTGGCAGGCAACCGCACATTTCCTTAACGGAACAGATTGGAAAGGCATGAGCTACAATAACTCCCTGCCTAAACGCACGGGTATAATACATTTATTAAGGTAA
- a CDS encoding nucleoside recognition domain-containing protein: MALNYIWIAFFLIAFVIALCKLIFLGDVDAFKLLVDGMFDMSKSSVMDIALPLAGNMVLWLGIMNIGEQAGAMNFLARIVGPFLSRLFPGVPKNHPANGQMMMNFSANLLGLDNAATPLGLKAMGSLQELNPDKETASNAQIMFLVLHTSGLQLLPVTIIAQRYILHAKDPADVFLPCIIATYVATVIGMLAVAIKQKINLFDRVILAWLGGMTAFITLLVWYFTTQLNHDQISLVSKVISNTLIYCIPVVFILGAMRKRINVFEAFIDGAKEGFGVSVKIIPYLVAMLVGISVFRNSGALTYLNDGVRWLVTQAGLDTRFVDALPVAYMKPLSGSGSKAMMISTMQTYGADSFAGRLGSVFNGSADTTFYIVALYFGSVGIKKSRYAIPFGLIADLAGVIAAIFISYLFFG; the protein is encoded by the coding sequence ATGGCGCTTAATTACATCTGGATAGCCTTTTTTCTTATAGCATTTGTTATAGCATTATGCAAGCTCATATTCCTGGGCGATGTTGACGCTTTTAAATTGCTGGTGGATGGCATGTTCGATATGTCGAAGTCATCGGTAATGGATATTGCTTTACCCCTTGCGGGCAACATGGTGCTGTGGCTGGGTATCATGAACATAGGGGAACAAGCCGGCGCCATGAACTTTTTAGCGCGCATAGTAGGCCCTTTCCTTAGCCGGCTCTTTCCGGGGGTACCAAAAAACCACCCGGCCAACGGGCAAATGATGATGAATTTTTCGGCTAATCTTCTAGGGTTGGACAACGCTGCTACCCCGCTTGGGCTGAAAGCAATGGGCAGCCTCCAGGAGCTTAATCCAGATAAAGAAACCGCATCTAATGCGCAGATTATGTTCCTGGTGCTGCATACTTCTGGTTTACAGCTCCTGCCGGTAACCATTATTGCGCAACGTTATATACTACATGCTAAAGATCCTGCAGATGTGTTCCTGCCCTGCATAATAGCCACCTATGTAGCAACTGTAATTGGTATGCTTGCTGTAGCGATAAAGCAGAAGATAAATCTGTTTGACAGGGTTATACTAGCCTGGCTCGGCGGCATGACAGCCTTTATAACCCTGTTAGTTTGGTATTTCACCACGCAACTCAATCACGATCAGATATCTTTAGTATCAAAGGTCATTAGCAATACGCTTATATACTGTATCCCGGTGGTTTTCATCTTAGGAGCAATGCGTAAACGTATAAACGTGTTTGAAGCATTTATAGATGGCGCTAAAGAAGGCTTTGGCGTGTCTGTCAAGATCATTCCGTATTTGGTTGCAATGCTGGTTGGTATCAGTGTTTTTCGTAATAGTGGTGCATTAACTTACCTTAACGATGGCGTACGCTGGCTGGTGACCCAGGCAGGGTTAGACACCCGTTTTGTTGATGCCTTACCGGTAGCTTACATGAAACCACTCAGCGGCTCTGGCTCAAAAGCGATGATGATCAGCACCATGCAAACTTATGGGGCGGATAGTTTTGCCGGTAGGCTGGGATCTGTATTCAACGGTTCGGCAGATACCACGTTCTATATTGTTGCGCTTTATTTTGGTTCGGTAGGCATCAAAAAATCACGCTACGCTATTCCATTTGGTTTAATAGCTGACCTAGCCGGTGTTATAGCAGCAATTTTTATCAGCTACTTATTCTTCGGATAG
- a CDS encoding DinB family protein, translating into MIDVANQLKDVVNGFLGSRSALIIWNHTGAPGKWSNKQIIGHLIDSAHINLQRLVRCTYEECFKLVYFQDEWVQVQHYNDADIFELLQLWRLINMQIVRVLVNYPPNRISITCDNGRHEVSFVTVEFLANDYIAHIRHHLDQLK; encoded by the coding sequence ATGATAGATGTCGCCAATCAATTGAAAGATGTAGTGAATGGGTTTCTTGGTAGCCGGTCGGCCCTCATTATTTGGAACCATACCGGCGCGCCCGGTAAATGGAGCAACAAGCAGATTATAGGACACCTGATAGATAGCGCGCACATTAACTTACAGCGCCTGGTGAGGTGCACCTACGAAGAATGCTTTAAGCTGGTATACTTCCAGGATGAATGGGTGCAGGTACAGCACTACAATGATGCCGACATATTTGAACTGCTGCAGCTTTGGCGTTTAATAAACATGCAGATAGTAAGAGTGCTTGTAAACTATCCACCCAACAGAATAAGCATCACCTGCGACAATGGCCGGCACGAAGTAAGCTTTGTTACAGTAGAGTTCCTGGCGAACGACTATATAGCCCATATAAGGCATCATCTGGATCAGCTAAAATAA
- a CDS encoding winged helix-turn-helix transcriptional regulator has translation MPYDRKHSSKECTGAMNSVKDALYVLSGKWKLPLILALSEGPMRFNEVQKALADITPKVLSKELRDLELNEFVERKVFDTVPVTVTYELTPYSQSVWPIIDALKEWGSQHRERIIKTRRTVSTTEKA, from the coding sequence ATGCCATACGACAGAAAACATAGTAGTAAAGAATGTACCGGAGCCATGAATTCTGTAAAGGATGCGCTGTACGTACTAAGTGGTAAGTGGAAGTTGCCCCTTATATTGGCGCTTAGCGAAGGGCCGATGAGATTTAATGAGGTGCAAAAAGCACTAGCGGACATTACTCCTAAAGTATTATCAAAGGAACTGCGCGACCTGGAACTAAATGAGTTTGTGGAGCGTAAGGTGTTTGATACCGTACCGGTGACCGTTACTTATGAACTTACGCCATATAGCCAGTCTGTGTGGCCCATTATTGACGCATTGAAGGAATGGGGATCGCAACATCGTGAACGGATAATCAAGACCAGGCGAACTGTTTCGACCACCGAGAAAGCATAA